From the Rhodoferax mekongensis genome, one window contains:
- a CDS encoding DUF3619 family protein, whose translation MKTTKMHRSSAEIQDAVGRAVTLRLNESADSLPHDISERLKVARMQALAKRKWVAETTSANVVTGQSGEATLQMGSGFRHWMTQLGSWLPLLLLVTGMIVIGLAQDDWTAQEIADVDTELLTNALPPAAYTDPGFAQFLRSNQEK comes from the coding sequence ATGAAAACCACAAAAATGCACCGTTCAAGTGCGGAAATCCAAGACGCTGTGGGGCGCGCCGTTACCTTACGCCTGAACGAAAGTGCAGACTCCCTGCCCCATGACATTTCCGAGAGACTGAAGGTCGCGCGTATGCAGGCGCTTGCCAAACGCAAGTGGGTGGCTGAAACCACATCGGCCAACGTTGTCACAGGGCAAAGCGGCGAGGCTACCCTGCAAATGGGCTCCGGTTTCCGCCATTGGATGACCCAACTTGGCTCATGGCTGCCATTGCTGTTGCTGGTGACGGGAATGATCGTCATCGGTTTGGCGCAAGACGACTGGACCGCCCAGGAAATTGCCGATGTGGATACCGAGCTGCTAACCAACGCCCTGCCGCCTGCAGCTTACACAGACCCAGGTTTTGCGCAATTTTTACGCAGCAACCAAGAGAAGTAA
- a CDS encoding RNA polymerase sigma factor → MATEKELSDFLKSVERRAFKRAAYHVRNDESALDIVQDSMMKLAEHYGHKPVEELPMLFQRILSNSTLDWFRRQKTYSALFSTLSDFESGTEDDDFNLLESLVTDQGGEQSESAETQTERAQTLLSIEEEILRLPPRQREAFLMRYWEDMDVAETAAAMGCSQGSVKTHCSRAVQALGNALKGKGIRL, encoded by the coding sequence TTGGCAACCGAAAAAGAACTCTCTGATTTCCTGAAAAGTGTCGAAAGACGGGCCTTCAAACGGGCGGCATACCATGTCCGCAACGATGAATCCGCTTTGGATATCGTTCAGGACAGCATGATGAAGCTGGCCGAACATTACGGCCACAAGCCGGTCGAAGAGCTCCCCATGCTGTTTCAGCGGATCTTGTCCAACAGCACCCTGGACTGGTTTCGCCGGCAGAAGACTTACAGCGCTCTGTTTTCAACATTGAGTGATTTCGAGTCGGGAACTGAGGACGATGACTTCAATCTATTGGAGTCCTTGGTAACCGACCAAGGCGGAGAACAATCAGAAAGTGCGGAAACGCAAACCGAGCGTGCACAAACCTTGCTTTCGATAGAAGAAGAGATATTGCGGTTGCCGCCACGTCAACGGGAAGCCTTCCTTATGCGTTATTGGGAGGATATGGATGTTGCGGAAACGGCTGCCGCAATGGGCTGCTCACAAGGCAGCGTCAAAACACACTGCTCCAGAGCAGTACAGGCCTTGGGAAATGCGTTGAAAGGAAAGGGGATCCGGCTATGA
- a CDS encoding RDD family protein: protein MTIALDTPGLWRRMACWVYEGILLFAVAFFATWLFSTLGQVRSGIDPRRPLLSLFLFVVLGVYFVWFWAHGQTLAMKTWNIRVVGRDGKKITQLRALGRYVLSWVWFLPPLLAVSPFHLSGGEIVVICLGWFAVWAILSRFHPQQQFWHDAWAGTRLITSAPLSR, encoded by the coding sequence ATGACAATCGCGTTGGACACCCCCGGTCTTTGGCGCCGGATGGCGTGCTGGGTTTACGAAGGCATTTTGCTGTTTGCTGTTGCATTCTTTGCCACTTGGCTATTTAGCACCTTGGGGCAAGTGCGCAGCGGCATAGACCCCCGGCGTCCGCTTTTGAGTCTCTTCCTCTTTGTGGTGCTAGGTGTCTACTTCGTCTGGTTTTGGGCCCACGGGCAGACGCTGGCCATGAAAACATGGAATATCCGCGTAGTCGGTCGTGACGGCAAAAAGATTACGCAACTGCGCGCATTGGGACGCTACGTGTTGAGCTGGGTATGGTTCCTCCCGCCCTTGCTGGCGGTTTCGCCCTTTCACCTGTCGGGTGGTGAGATTGTCGTCATCTGCTTGGGCTGGTTTGCTGTCTGGGCCATCTTGAGCCGCTTTCACCCTCAACAGCAGTTCTGGCACGACGCGTGGGCTGGCACCCGTCTCATCACTTCAGCCCCCCTCAGCCGCTGA
- a CDS encoding DUF3106 domain-containing protein: protein MQRPPFHVCASHEVIAAVCAVALLGAYDVSIAQSSPALPPQAPATTPAVTWSSLNAAQKTALAPLQTSWETLAAGHQRKWIALSQNFANMSAEDKERLHSRMGEWAALKPKERQQARLNFAETKKTPPAELAANWEAYQALSAEEKEALAKKAAAKPAGAAIATKAPSPQKITPVPLTRNSPESKREKLVAQQPLDQNTLLPLAPAAKSNSSN, encoded by the coding sequence ATGCAACGCCCCCCCTTTCACGTTTGCGCCAGTCATGAGGTGATTGCTGCTGTTTGCGCGGTAGCGCTGCTTGGCGCATATGACGTTTCCATCGCTCAGAGCAGCCCCGCGCTGCCGCCCCAAGCCCCGGCGACAACCCCAGCCGTCACTTGGAGTAGCTTGAACGCAGCCCAAAAGACGGCCCTTGCGCCTTTGCAAACCTCTTGGGAAACCTTGGCAGCCGGACATCAGCGCAAGTGGATTGCTTTGTCCCAAAACTTCGCCAACATGTCTGCCGAGGACAAGGAACGGCTGCACAGCCGCATGGGAGAGTGGGCGGCTCTCAAGCCCAAGGAGCGGCAGCAAGCGCGATTGAACTTCGCCGAGACCAAAAAAACCCCACCTGCGGAGCTCGCGGCCAATTGGGAAGCCTATCAAGCCTTGAGCGCAGAAGAGAAGGAGGCTTTGGCCAAAAAAGCGGCTGCCAAACCGGCGGGGGCAGCGATTGCCACCAAAGCGCCTTCCCCTCAAAAAATTACACCTGTTCCGCTGACCCGCAATTCTCCCGAGTCGAAGAGGGAAAAACTGGTCGCTCAGCAGCCTTTGGATCAAAACACCCTCTTGCCTCTGGCCCCGGCGGCAAAATCCAATAGCAGCAACTAA
- a CDS encoding P-II family nitrogen regulator, producing the protein MKQITAIVKPFKLEEVREALAECGVTGLTVTEVKGFGRQKGHTELYRGAEYVVDFLPKMKVEVVVKTDDVDRCVDAIVKAAHTGKIGDGKIFVTSVERVVRIRTGEQDESAV; encoded by the coding sequence ATGAAACAAATTACCGCCATCGTCAAACCCTTCAAGTTGGAAGAAGTCCGTGAAGCGCTCGCTGAATGCGGCGTGACCGGCCTGACCGTGACCGAAGTCAAAGGCTTCGGCCGCCAGAAAGGTCATACCGAGCTCTACCGCGGTGCGGAGTACGTCGTGGACTTTCTGCCCAAGATGAAGGTGGAAGTGGTTGTGAAAACCGATGACGTGGACCGCTGCGTGGACGCCATCGTCAAAGCAGCTCACACCGGCAAAATCGGCGACGGCAAAATTTTTGTGACCAGCGTGGAGCGTGTAGTCCGCATCCGTACTGGCGAGCAGGACGAGTCCGCTGTTTAA
- a CDS encoding NAD+ synthase, whose translation MTLKLCVAQLNFIVGDLNGNVKKIVDAATHAYAQGVRLVLTPELSICGYAAEDLFLRPAFIQACDDAVKSVAQQLAGLKGLSVVVGHPTGGDSRTRSVAIQSRFNAASVLREGQVVAHYAKRELPNYQVFDERRYFSPGQGVCVFEAGEGADAVQVGLLICEDAWFEEPARLAKEAGAELLAVINASPFHVGKGYEREARMGERCRATGLPLVYAHLVGGQDEVVFEGHSFTLDAQGAVTGRAPSFKENLFVAQVARAQAAIKLVADVEPERSAEADLWDALVLGVRDYVGKNGFPGALLGLSGGIDSALVLAVAVDALGADKVRAIMMPSPYTADISWIDARDMAARMGVRYDEISIVPEFEAFKASLAGEFAGRAEDTTEENIQARIRGTLLMALSNKFGSIVLTTGNKSEMATGYCTLYGDMAGGFAVIKDLAKTTVFKLAWWRNAHDPYGTGAYPIPERIITRPPSAELRPDQKDQDSLPPYEVLDGILERYMENDESIDAIIAAGYRTEDVERVTRLIKINEYKRRQAPVGIRVTHRSFGKDWRYPITNRFRA comes from the coding sequence ATGACTCTCAAACTGTGCGTTGCGCAACTCAATTTCATCGTCGGTGACCTGAACGGTAATGTGAAAAAAATCGTCGATGCGGCCACCCATGCCTATGCGCAGGGTGTGCGGCTGGTGTTGACGCCTGAATTGTCCATTTGCGGCTATGCCGCTGAAGATTTGTTCTTGCGCCCTGCCTTCATCCAAGCCTGTGATGATGCCGTGAAATCGGTGGCGCAGCAGCTCGCCGGGTTAAAGGGCTTGAGCGTGGTGGTCGGTCACCCCACCGGAGGTGACAGCCGCACCCGCTCGGTCGCCATCCAAAGCCGCTTCAATGCGGCCAGTGTGTTGCGCGAAGGGCAGGTGGTCGCCCACTACGCCAAACGTGAACTGCCGAACTACCAGGTGTTTGACGAGCGTCGCTACTTCAGCCCCGGCCAAGGTGTGTGTGTGTTTGAAGCGGGCGAGGGAGCAGATGCCGTTCAAGTGGGTTTGCTCATTTGCGAAGACGCTTGGTTTGAAGAGCCGGCCCGTCTGGCCAAAGAAGCAGGCGCCGAGCTGCTGGCGGTGATCAACGCGTCACCTTTCCATGTAGGCAAGGGCTACGAACGCGAAGCACGCATGGGTGAGCGCTGCCGTGCCACGGGCTTGCCACTGGTCTACGCCCATCTGGTGGGCGGTCAGGATGAGGTGGTGTTTGAAGGCCACTCCTTCACCTTGGATGCACAGGGTGCCGTCACCGGTCGTGCTCCGAGTTTCAAGGAAAATCTGTTTGTAGCGCAGGTGGCGCGTGCGCAAGCAGCTATCAAATTGGTAGCGGATGTTGAGCCCGAGCGATCTGCTGAGGCGGACCTGTGGGACGCGCTGGTGCTGGGCGTTCGCGACTATGTGGGCAAAAACGGCTTCCCCGGTGCGTTGCTGGGTTTGTCGGGTGGCATCGATTCCGCCTTGGTACTGGCCGTTGCGGTGGACGCGCTGGGGGCCGACAAGGTGCGTGCCATCATGATGCCTTCGCCCTATACCGCTGACATCAGCTGGATCGATGCCCGCGACATGGCGGCCCGCATGGGCGTACGCTACGATGAAATTTCCATCGTGCCGGAGTTCGAAGCCTTCAAGGCATCGTTGGCAGGTGAGTTTGCCGGCCGCGCGGAAGACACGACCGAAGAGAACATCCAGGCCCGTATCCGCGGCACTTTGTTGATGGCCTTGTCCAACAAGTTCGGCAGCATCGTGCTGACCACAGGCAACAAGTCCGAAATGGCCACCGGCTACTGCACTTTGTATGGCGACATGGCCGGCGGCTTTGCGGTCATCAAGGATTTGGCCAAAACCACAGTGTTCAAGCTCGCTTGGTGGCGCAACGCCCATGACCCCTATGGCACCGGCGCCTACCCGATTCCTGAGCGCATCATCACGCGCCCGCCCAGTGCCGAGTTGCGCCCGGATCAGAAGGACCAGGACAGTCTGCCGCCGTACGAGGTGCTGGACGGTATTTTGGAGCGCTACATGGAAAACGACGAGAGTATCGACGCCATCATCGCCGCAGGCTACCGGACGGAGGATGTCGAGCGCGTCACCCGGCTCATCAAGATCAATGAGTACAAACGCCGCCAGGCGCCGGTAGGAATCCGCGTTACCCACCGCAGCTTCGGCAAGGATTGGCGTTATCCTATTACCAACCGTTTTCGGGCCTGA
- a CDS encoding diacylglycerol kinase, which translates to MESTPENHIDPAVNPQKQRRGLSRILHATRYSWAGLQAGWNEPAFRQECVLALVLLPASLFVGQSWVESAVLAASVIAVMVVELLNTAVESVVDRVGPEWHQLSKRAKDIGSAAVLLSLLLCAAIWCAALWQRFAV; encoded by the coding sequence ATGGAATCCACGCCCGAAAATCACATTGATCCCGCAGTCAACCCGCAAAAGCAACGTCGGGGCTTGAGCCGCATTCTGCATGCGACCCGCTACTCATGGGCTGGCTTGCAAGCCGGGTGGAACGAGCCCGCATTCCGGCAGGAATGTGTTCTGGCGTTGGTGCTGCTACCTGCATCCCTTTTTGTGGGCCAAAGCTGGGTAGAGAGCGCCGTCCTCGCGGCAAGCGTCATTGCAGTGATGGTGGTGGAGTTACTGAACACCGCGGTCGAGTCCGTCGTCGACCGGGTAGGCCCCGAATGGCACCAGCTGTCCAAACGGGCCAAAGACATCGGCAGTGCAGCCGTGCTGCTGAGCCTGCTGCTCTGCGCCGCCATCTGGTGTGCGGCGCTCTGGCAGCGCTTTGCTGTTTAG
- a CDS encoding GNAT family N-acetyltransferase, translating into MGSTDYVIRVSATPSEVDSRAWDALLATQSHPTPFMRHAYLAAMAESGSATAATGWSAHFITLHRDEALCAACVVYLKDHSYGEYVFDWAWASAYQQHGLEYYPKGVIAVPFTPVPGTRLLAVDAQARAALLQAVQAWCESVNVSSAHMLFAADADMQSAKDAAWMARHTVQFHWHNTTPGYADFDQFLQSMNQEKRKKIKQERRKVAGAGVTFRHSQGADISAADWDFFYRCYARTYREHGNPPYLTPDFFRRMAATMPEHWLLFVAERGGKSIASSLIAVGARSTGATGLFDTEDRVAYGRYWGAVEHVDCLHFEACYYQPLQWCIANGYRRFEGGAQGEHKMARALLPVKTSSAHWLQHPAFADAVQRFLEREGEGIQNYLEHLEQRTPLKKPV; encoded by the coding sequence ATGGGTAGCACTGATTATGTCATCCGGGTGTCAGCGACACCCTCTGAGGTGGATTCCCGAGCTTGGGATGCGCTGCTGGCCACGCAAAGCCACCCTACCCCCTTCATGCGCCACGCTTACTTGGCCGCCATGGCTGAGAGCGGCAGCGCCACGGCCGCGACCGGCTGGAGCGCCCACTTCATCACCCTGCACCGGGACGAGGCCTTGTGCGCCGCCTGCGTGGTTTACCTGAAAGACCATTCGTATGGCGAATACGTGTTCGACTGGGCCTGGGCCAGCGCCTACCAGCAACACGGCCTGGAGTACTACCCCAAGGGCGTGATTGCCGTGCCTTTCACCCCCGTGCCCGGCACCCGCTTGCTGGCGGTGGATGCACAGGCCCGCGCAGCGCTGCTGCAGGCGGTGCAGGCGTGGTGCGAGTCGGTGAACGTGTCATCGGCCCACATGCTGTTTGCCGCCGATGCCGACATGCAGAGTGCTAAGGATGCCGCATGGATGGCAAGGCATACGGTGCAGTTCCACTGGCACAACACTACGCCGGGCTATGCAGACTTTGACCAGTTCCTGCAGTCCATGAATCAGGAGAAGCGCAAGAAAATCAAGCAGGAGCGTCGCAAGGTGGCTGGGGCTGGGGTCACGTTCCGCCACAGCCAAGGCGCAGACATCAGCGCTGCAGATTGGGATTTCTTCTACCGCTGCTATGCCCGGACCTATCGCGAGCACGGCAACCCGCCCTACCTGACGCCCGACTTCTTCCGGCGCATGGCCGCCACCATGCCCGAGCATTGGCTGCTGTTTGTGGCGGAGCGCGGAGGCAAGTCCATTGCTAGCAGTTTGATAGCTGTTGGCGCTCGTTCCACGGGCGCTACAGGCCTATTTGATACAGAAGACCGGGTTGCGTACGGCCGCTACTGGGGCGCTGTGGAGCATGTGGACTGCCTGCACTTCGAGGCTTGCTACTACCAGCCATTGCAATGGTGTATTGCGAATGGCTACCGGCGCTTTGAGGGCGGCGCCCAGGGCGAACACAAGATGGCCCGCGCCCTGCTCCCCGTCAAAACCAGCAGTGCCCACTGGCTGCAGCACCCGGCGTTTGCGGATGCGGTGCAGCGCTTTCTGGAGCGTGAAGGCGAAGGCATCCAAAACTACTTGGAACACCTGGAGCAGCGTACGCCGCTCAAGAAGCCGGTTTAA